Proteins co-encoded in one Setaria viridis chromosome 9, Setaria_viridis_v4.0, whole genome shotgun sequence genomic window:
- the LOC117838515 gene encoding uncharacterized protein, with protein sequence MAVSIELPKEYGYVVLVLVAYAFLNLWMSLQVGKARRKYKVSYPTLYAVESENRDAKLFNCVQRGHQNSLEVMPLFFAMLLLGGLRHPAAGAGLGALYTVARFFYFKGYAAGAPRNRMSGVRLSMVAGAGLILCTASFGISLVVRETL encoded by the exons ATGGCGGTGTCGATCGAGCTGCCCAAGGAGTACGGCTACGTGGTGCTGGTCCTCGTGGCCTACGCCTTCCTCAACCTGTGGATGAGCCTCCAGGTCGGCAAGGCCCGCAGGAAGTACAAGGTGTCCTACCCCACCCTGTACGCCGTCGAGTCGGAGAACAGGGACGCCAAGCTCTTCAACTGCGTGCAG AGAGGGCACCAGAACTCGCTGGAGGTGATGCcgctcttcttcgccatgctgCTGCTGGGCGGCCTGCGccacccggccgccggcgccgggctggGCGCCCTCTACACGGTCGCCAGGTTCTTCTACTTCAAGGGGTACGCCGCGGGTGCCCCGCGGAACCGCATGAGCGG GGTGCGGTTGAGCATGGTGGCGGGGGCTGGGCTGATCCTCTGCACGGCGTCGTTCGGCATCAGCCTGGTCGTCAGGGAGacgctctga
- the LOC117840791 gene encoding uncharacterized protein: MASGQQALPVPAPVPPNPNPTAPADLTPPAASAGARKLPIKRRSPRPSSSPPSSSSPASSDPLRAPTAGGGGGSDQQQPPFKFQRIWSESDELRFLQGLLGCGAQGLVFPRDLNVFYDRFSESMPQPYTRAQLSEKLRRLKNKYRSVSARVAGGLDPARLAPHDRDVLHLCSRLWDPANAATSPFASGAGSSGNKRRRANPRGTPLPPPDASGDCNSHDYNGISSSAPGLFPEVSNGEDMFYLEQESGHLGDHEGAALVADSRFGVIVQQPEAAAALPNGIGNEMNGDQKMVVPCSNEHRMANAVLDVFEACLREAKSNGIINGGNADGSAEESELAKRWRVQRMDELDVLSQRLRLLVEDAAAAGH, from the coding sequence ATGGCCTCGGGCCAACAGGCCCTCCCGGTCCCTGCCCCCGTCCCGCCCAACCCTAACCCGACCGCACCAGCCGACCTGACCCcgcccgcggcctccgccggggCGCGCAAGCTCCCCATCAAGCGCCGCTCCCCGCGGCCGTCCTCctcgcccccctcctcctcctccccagcctCCTCCGACCCGCTCCGCGcccccacggccggcggcggcggcggatccgaccagcagcagccgcccttCAAGTTCCAGCGCATCTGGTCCGAGTCCGACGAGCTCCGCTTCCTGCAGGGCCTCCTCGGCTGCGGCGCGCAGGGCCTCGTCTTCCCGCGCGACCTCAACGTCTTCTACGACCGCTTCTCCGAGTCCATGCCCCAGCCCTACACCCGCGCCCAGCTCTCCgagaagctccgccgcctcaAGAACAAGTACCGCAGCGTCtccgcccgcgtcgccgggggGCTCGACCCGGCCCGCCTCGCGCCGCACGACCGCGACGTGCTCCACCTCTGCTCCAGGCTGTGGGACCCCGCCAACGCCGCCACCTCGCCCTTCGCGTCCGGCGCGGGGTCGTCCGGGAACAAGCGCCGCCGCGCCAACCCGCGGGGCACGCCGCTCCCGCCCCCGGATGCGTCCGGGGATTGCAACTCCCATGACTACAATGGGATTAGTTCCTCTGCCCCGGGCTTGTTTCCGGAAGTTTCCAATGGCGAGGATATGTTCTACCTTGAGCAGGAAAGCGGGCACCTGGGAGACCACGAAGGTGCTGCTCTTGTAGCCGACAGCAGATTTGGTGTTATTGTGCAGCAGCCTGAGGCCGCGGCTGCTCTCCCAAATGGAATTGGCAATGAGATGAACGGAGACCAAAAAATGGTGGTGCCATGTAGCAACGAGCATCGCATGGCAAATGCTGTGCTGGATGTGTTTGAGGCGTGCCTGAGGGAGGCAAAGTCTAACGGGATTATCAATGGTGGCAACGCGGATGGGAGTGCTGAGGAAAGCGAGCTTGCAAAGCGGTGGAGAGTGCAGAGGATGGATGAGCTTGATGTCTTAAGCCAGAGGCTGAGGTTGCTCGTTGAGGATGCTGCAGCGGCTGGGCACTAA
- the LOC117838513 gene encoding uncharacterized protein, with amino-acid sequence MAASSSKLLNLTLSSTFLRSCRLASTSIFPTASRHHPGPLLSLRFCSAAPAAVDVAADPAVAAVSSGHPWPEWGEFLDKLRAKGYFEQVLPASGVSAGEGAAGDGEAAASDNAAAAAADNGVVIAADSAVASKDTYPFRDLNRVKNACLKFARDRYDLLSSLPKQDMQAIVKCGCPNTNRKPVNSAKRLREFLNVEEKDACKDCKLQKSCDRAYLTPKAENEVRTTDVMRILLDYAIDTKSLSGENSVNESVQESARKLLSELIILSDTTIDPSHPKPVFQTSSKQQSSDKSKAMARGSVERGRETTPTEMKMGDWLCTNCNFLNFARNRRCLECKADGPKKVEAATAEMKKGDWICTQCHFMNFSRNKICFKCEEPRPKRQLNPGEWECPSCDFLNFGRNRVCKKCNLDRPEDDTQNSQLGLRNTRGAGKSRSFDYSDQDSDNDGDASRYKGFRKHAASRNRGFGDLEDGLTAKTRNFQGRRG; translated from the exons atggccgcctcctcctccaagcTCCTAAACCTCACCCTAAGCTCCACCTTCCTCCGCTCCTGCCGCCTCGCTTCTACCTCCATCTTCCCCACCGCTTCCCGCCACCACCCGGGGCCGCTCCTCTCCCTCCGCTtctgctccgccgcccccgcggccgtcGATGTCGCCGCTGACCCCGCCGTGGCGGCTGTATCCAGCGGCCACCCATGGCCGGAGTGGGGCGAGTTCCTCGACAAGCTGCGGGCGAAGGGGTACTTCGAGCAAGTTCTTCCCGCATCCGGCGTGAGCGCtggcgagggcgccgccggagaTGGGGAGGCGGCTGCGTCTGATAACGCGGCAGCGGCTGCTGCTGATAACGGGGTGGTGATTGCGGCTGATAGCGCGGTGGCCTCGAAAGACACTTACCCTTTCAGGGACCTGAACAGGGTGAAGAACGCGTGCCTGAAATTCGCGCGCGATCGCTATGATCTCCTAAG TTCCCTTCCCAAGCAGGATATGCAAGCTATTGTCAAGTGCGGCTGTCCTAATACCAATAGAAAGCCTGTCAATTCTGCAAAAAGGCTGAGAGAGTTTCTGaatgttgaagaaaaagat GCATGCAAAGATTGCAAATTACAAAAATCTTGTGATAGAGCTTATCTCACTCCAAAGGCAGAGAATGAAGTTAGGACCACTGATGTTATGCGCATACTTCTAGATTATGCAATAGATACAAAGAGCCTTTCAGGAGAGAACTCAGTTAATGAAAGCGTGCAAGAATCTGCAAGAAAGCTTCTCTCCGAGCTTATTATTCTTAGTGACACAACAATTGATCCATCTCATCCTAAACCGGTATTTCAAACCTCTAGTAAGCAGCAGTCATCCGACAAGAGCAAAGCCATGGCTCGGGGCTCAGTTGAGAGGGGGAGAGAAACAACTCCAACTGAAATGAAGATGGGTGATTGGCTGTGCACGAA TTGCAACTTCTTAAATTTTGCTCGGAATCGGCGCTGCCTGGAATGCAAGGCAGATGGACCGAAGAAGGTAGAAGCAGCCACAGCTGAAATGAAAAAGGGTGACTGGATCTGTACACA GTGTCACTTTATGAACTTCTCTCGCAATAAGATATGCTTTAAATGTGAAGAACCTCGTCCGAAGAGGCAGCTCAATCCTGGAGAGTGGGAGTGCCCCTC ATGCGACTTTCTTAACTTTGGACGCAACAGGGTCTGCAAGAAGTGCAACCTGGACCGCCCTGAGGATGATACCCAGAATAGCCAGTTGGGACTGAGGAACACTAGAGGTGCCGGCAAGAGTAGAAGTTTTGACTATAGTGATCAGGACAGTGACAATGATGGCGATGCCTCACGCTACAAAGGTTTCCGCAAGCACGCAGCAAGCAGAAATAGAGGCTTTGGTGATCTGGAGGATGGTCTCACTGCCAAGACTAGAAACTTCCAAGGAAGACGAGGATGA
- the LOC117838514 gene encoding uncharacterized protein — MAVAIELTKEYGYVVLVLVAYAFLNFWMSFQVGKARKKYKVFYPTMYAVESENKDAKLFNCVQRGHQNSLEMMPMFFVMLLLGGLQHPTIAAGLGVLYTVARFFYFKGYATGVPDNRLKIGGLNFLAVFGLIICTASFGINLVIRETL; from the exons ATGGCGGTGGCGATCGAGCTCACGAAGGAGTACGGTTACGTCGTCCTGGTGCTGGTGGCCTACGCCTTCCTCAACTTCTGGATGAGCTTCCAGGTGGGCAAGGCCCGCAAAAA GTACAAGGTATTCTACCCCACCATGTACGCCGTCGAGTCGGAGAACAAGGACGCCAAGCTCTTCAACTGCGTGCAG AGGGGGCACCAGAACTCGCTGGAGATGATGCCCATGTTCTTCGTCATGCTGCTGCTCGGCGGCCTGCAGCACCCGACCATCGCCGCTGGGCTGGGCGTCCTCTACACGGTCGCGAGGTTCTTCTACTTCAAGGGATACGCCACCGGTGTCCCGGACAACCGTCTCAAGATTGG GGGGCTCAACTTCCTGGCTGTGTTTGGGCTGATCATCTGCACGGCATCTTTCGGCATCAACCTGGTCATCCGGGAGACACTCTGA